GCCGTTCGCTGGCAGTTGCCGTCACATCCGTGGCGGTTGCCGGTATCGCCTTCGCCGGGGTCGCACCGGCCAGTGCCGCTCCGGTGGGTACCGCGGCGGCGAGCAGCGCCAAGTGCGACAGCATCGAGAAGGCCATCAGGCAGCACACGATCGCGGCCGACAAGTACCAGGCACTCGCCAAGAAGGAAGCCGGCAAGGCTCACCCGGACCGGGACAAGGTCGCCCAGTACAAGGCGAAGGCCAAGGCCGAGCTCAGCGCCGTCGATGCGTACCAGGTGGAGTACGCGAGGCAGTGCAAGGGGTGACGTCGCAGCGATGACGTACCAGGGCCCGGCTCTTCGGAGCCGGGCCCTCGTGCGTGCGCCGTCGGGTGAGCGGGCTTCCGTATCCGGGAACAGATCGGCGGCCGCGGGTACTGAAACAGGTATGAGCGAAAACGGCGACTTCAGCGGATCCGGCGACAGCGACTCCGACGGCTTCCGGACCGAGCACGACTCCATGGGTGAGGTGCGGGTGCCCGCGCATGCGAAATGGCGGGCGCAGACACAGCGGGCGGTGGAGAACTTCCCGATTTCCGGGCAGCGGCTGGAGCGGGCGCACATCGCGGCGCTGGCGCGGATCAAGGGGGCGGCCGCCCTGGTCAACGGCGAGCTGGGGGTGCTGGACAAGGAGATCGCGGAGGCGGTGCAGGAGGCCGCTAACGAGGTCGCCGAGGGGCGCTGGGACGAGCACTTCCCCATCGATGTGTTCCAGACGGGGTCCGGGACGTCCTCGAACATGAACACCAACGAGGTCATCGCGACGCTGGCGAGCGAGCGGCTGGGCCGCCAGGTGCATCCGAACGATCACGTCAACGCGAGCCAGTCGTCCAACGACGTCTTCCCGTCCTCGATCCATATCGCGGCGACCTCGGCGGTTCTCGACGATCTGATCCCGGCGCTGGAGCATCTGGCGGAGAGCCTGGAGCGGAAGGCCGAGGAGTTCACCGAGGTCGTGAAGTCGGGGCGGACGCATCTGATGGATGCGACACCGGTGACGCTGGGGCAGGAGTTCGGCGGCTATGCCGCCCAGGTGCGGTACGGCGTCGAGCGGCTGCGGGCCTCGTTGCCGCGGCTGGCGGAACTCCCGCTGGGCGGTACGGCGGTGGGGACGGGGATCAACACGCCGCCCGGGTTCTCGGCCGCGGTGATCGCCGAGGTGGCGCGGGCGACCGGGCTGCCGCTGACCGAGGCGCGCAATCACTTCGAGGCGCAGGGGGCGCGGGACGCGATCGTCGAGACCAGTGGGCAGCTGCGGACGGTCGGGGTCGGGCTGACGAAGATCGCCAACGATCTGCGGTGGATGGCGTCGGGGCCGCGGACCGGGCTCGCGGAGATCGCGCTGCCGGATCTGCAGCCGGGCTCGTCGATCATGCCGGGGAAGGTCAACCCGGTGATCCCGGAGGCGGTGCTGATGGTGGCGGCGCAGGTCACCGGCAATGACGCGACGGTGGCGGCGGCCGGGGCGGCCGGCAACTTCGAGCTGAATGTGATGCTTCCGGTCATTGCCCGCAATGTGCTCGAATCGGTGCGGCTGATCGCCAATGTGTCGCGGCTGCTGGCGGACCGTACGGTCGACGGGATCACCGCGAACGTGGAACGGGCCCGTGAGTACGCCGAGTCGTCACCGTCGGTCGTCACTCCGCTCAACAAGTACCTCGGGTACGAGGAGGCGGCGAAGGTCGCCAAGAGGTCCCTCGCCGAGCGGAAGACCATCCGCGAGGTGGTCCTGGAGGGCGGCTATGTCGAGCGGGAGCTGCTGAGCGAGGCGCAGTTGGACGAGGCGCTGGATGTGCTGCGGATGACACGTCCGTAACAACGGAGCGGCGCAGGATACCCCGTCCGTAACGCCCGGTGCGTCTCATGTCACGGCGCGCGTCATGCCGCGCCTCTAAGATCTGCGCATGACAGCGGACATGGTGGACACGACGGAAGGCGAGACGGCCGGCGGTCGCGGGGCGGCCGGGGCGAAGCGGGCGGCGGACGGGGCGCGCTGGGCGCCGGGGGACCACATCCTCTGGCGCTATCGCGACAACGCCGATGCCGGGCGGTTCCACATCTGTCGGCCGATGACCGTTGTCCAGGACACCGATGAGCTGCTGGCCGTGTGGATGGCGCCCGGCACCGCCTGCATCAAGCCGGTGCTCGCCGACGGCACGCCGGTGCACCGCGAGCCGCTGTCCACCCGCTACACCAAACCGCGCCGGACCGCCCGTGACCACTGGTTCGGCACCGGTGTGCTGAAGCTGGCCCGGCCCGGCGACCCGTGGTCGGTGTGGCTGTTCTGGGAGCGCGGCTGGCAGTTCAAGAACTGGTACGTCAATCTGGAGGAGCCGCGCCGCCGTTGGGCGGGCGGCATTGACTCCGAGGATCACTTTCTCGACATCTGTGTCTATCCGGACCGGCACTGGGAGTGGCGGGACGAGGACGAGTTCGCGCAGGCGCAGCGGGACGGCCTGATGACGGACGCCCAGGCCGCCGAGGTCAGATCCGCGGGCCGGGCCGCGATCGCACAGATCGCGGCCTGGCGCGCGCCGTACGCCGACGGCTGGGAGGACTGGCGGCCCGATCCGGCCTGGGGCGTTCCCCGGCTCCCGGAGAACTGGGACCGCGCGCCGGAGCGTTTGCGGTCGTGAGGGAGTGAAGTGAAACGACGTGAGTGAAGGGGGCGAACCGTGGAAAGGTGCGCCTATGGGCAAAGCTGTTTCCCGCGAGGCGAGAGGCACGGCCGAGCCCCCTTGCTGCGCCCCGGGCCTTCAAACGTAGGATCGTCCTCCGCAAGACTGCACAGGCGCAACTCCAGAACTGGAAAACGAACTTGACCGCGGTCGCAGGAGGGGCGAGGTCGTGAGTGCGACTAGCTACGACGGATATGAGGGGCTGAACCGGTTAGCACTGGACCGGGCCGGCCAGGCCGAGGCGTTCGACGCCATCGGCGACCGGTATGACGACGCCTTTCCGCACAAGGAGGGCCAGCTCGCTTCGAGCGCCTGGCTCGCCGACACCCTGCCCGCCGGCTCGCGCATCCTGGACCTCGGATGCGGTACGGGCCTGCCGAGCGCCCGCCAGCTCTCGGACGCCGGGCATCGCGTCGTGGGTATCGATCTCTCCCCCTCGATGATCAAACTGGCCCGGCAGAACGTCCCGGGCGCCGACTTCCACCGACTGGACATCGCCGATCTGCGCAGCGGCCGACTCGGCGGCCGTGGCTCCTTCGACGGTATTGCCGCTTATTTCTCGCTTCTCATGCTGCCCCGTGCCGAAATCCCTTACGCACTGGGCATGCTCCATGATCTGCTACGTCCTGAGGGGCTGCTTGCCCTGTCGATGGTCGAGGCGGATGTGGACGACTTCACGATTCCGTTCCTGGGCAACTCGATCCGGGTATCGGGTTACCTGCGGGACGACCTGCGCCGGGTCGTGCACGACGCGGGTTTCGACGTCGTCGGGGAAGATGCCTACGCATACGCCCCGTCAAGTACGGACGTACCACCCGAGATCCAGCTCTTTCTGCACCTGCGACGCGCTTGAGACGCAGCGCGTCGGGCGCGGCCGCACGGGCGGCGCGCTCGGAACGCGGCGCGTCGGGCGCGCAGCCCCGGACGGATGGAATCCCACGCGTGACGGAGCACCCCACCTCCCACGAATCGCGGCAGTCGGCCTCGACCGCCGCGTCCTCGCTGTCCCCTGCCCGGGGGCCGGCCGGGACGGCGCCGCTCGGCGCGGTCCCCGACCCGCGCAGCGCCCTGCAGCAGCCCGGCACGACCGGGTGCGTTCCGGTGCCCGGCACCGGCTTCGCGGTGCGCGGCGGTGACGACA
This genomic stretch from Streptomyces nigrescens harbors:
- a CDS encoding class II fumarate hydratase, which codes for MSENGDFSGSGDSDSDGFRTEHDSMGEVRVPAHAKWRAQTQRAVENFPISGQRLERAHIAALARIKGAAALVNGELGVLDKEIAEAVQEAANEVAEGRWDEHFPIDVFQTGSGTSSNMNTNEVIATLASERLGRQVHPNDHVNASQSSNDVFPSSIHIAATSAVLDDLIPALEHLAESLERKAEEFTEVVKSGRTHLMDATPVTLGQEFGGYAAQVRYGVERLRASLPRLAELPLGGTAVGTGINTPPGFSAAVIAEVARATGLPLTEARNHFEAQGARDAIVETSGQLRTVGVGLTKIANDLRWMASGPRTGLAEIALPDLQPGSSIMPGKVNPVIPEAVLMVAAQVTGNDATVAAAGAAGNFELNVMLPVIARNVLESVRLIANVSRLLADRTVDGITANVERAREYAESSPSVVTPLNKYLGYEEAAKVAKRSLAERKTIREVVLEGGYVERELLSEAQLDEALDVLRMTRP
- a CDS encoding cytidylyl-2-hydroxypropylphosphonate hydrolase, translated to MTADMVDTTEGETAGGRGAAGAKRAADGARWAPGDHILWRYRDNADAGRFHICRPMTVVQDTDELLAVWMAPGTACIKPVLADGTPVHREPLSTRYTKPRRTARDHWFGTGVLKLARPGDPWSVWLFWERGWQFKNWYVNLEEPRRRWAGGIDSEDHFLDICVYPDRHWEWRDEDEFAQAQRDGLMTDAQAAEVRSAGRAAIAQIAAWRAPYADGWEDWRPDPAWGVPRLPENWDRAPERLRS
- a CDS encoding class I SAM-dependent DNA methyltransferase; the protein is MSATSYDGYEGLNRLALDRAGQAEAFDAIGDRYDDAFPHKEGQLASSAWLADTLPAGSRILDLGCGTGLPSARQLSDAGHRVVGIDLSPSMIKLARQNVPGADFHRLDIADLRSGRLGGRGSFDGIAAYFSLLMLPRAEIPYALGMLHDLLRPEGLLALSMVEADVDDFTIPFLGNSIRVSGYLRDDLRRVVHDAGFDVVGEDAYAYAPSSTDVPPEIQLFLHLRRA